One segment of Primulina tabacum isolate GXHZ01 chromosome 14, ASM2559414v2, whole genome shotgun sequence DNA contains the following:
- the LOC142525482 gene encoding uncharacterized protein LOC142525482 — protein MFPSSKNDKAFDFFLRRSSFLSDQQNPSSKQDEPVPFFLNFPSPFFDEYEMPLNQILSPSQIMATNHHYVVDQIENISTVTKPNIAASKSNGKEAGQGISPNGINLTPPRRRNMSGVPRKRTGKKDRHSKICTAQGIRDRRMRLSLQVARKFFDLQDMLGFDKASKTIEWLFTKSKKAIKDLQEKDHPHISTSEARSESFLSECEVMSGIEETSNNDVKEGMMNFSPAKIITGPFCLNPSERTDKRSKKTECNSTMRVSRDKARARARSRTREKMMIKWCNKSNPNHENEDVLKLESITSSCPFEGVDQESRSHDQENKVSPFMSDFNSFGEQKSSDEGTIEKLLGNSRTPSSYPISDYSHFSDSVAGCLDSNAHFTGFLGNWDLFNSDKITSSPSEYSATDQVPFEGNAISVYSASAPNFHVFHP, from the coding sequence ATGTTTCCTTCATCAAAGAACGACAAGGCTTTCGATTTCTTTTTGAGAAGGTCCTCTTTCCTCAGTGATCAACAAAACCCTAGCTCCAAACAAGATGAACCAGTCCCCTTTTTCTTGAACTTTCCTTCTCCATTTTTCGATGAGTACGAAATGCCCTTGAATCAGATTTTATCGCCGAGCCAGATCATGGCCACAAATCATCATTATGTGGTTGATCAGATTGAGAATATCAGCACTGTGACCAAACCGAATATTGCAGCCTCAAAGTCGAATGGGAAGGAAGCTGGTCAAGGGATTAGTCCCAACGGGATTAATCTTACACCACCTCGGAGACGAAATATGAGCGGGGTTCCACGGAAAAGAACTGGCAAGAAAGACAGACACAGCAAGATTTGCACAGCTCAGGGTATTAGAGACAGGAGAATGAGATTGTCCCTTCAAGTGGCGCGCAAATTCTTCGATCTTCAAGACATGTTAGGCTTCGATAAAGCAAGCAAAACCATTGAATGGCTCTTTACGAAATCGAAGAAGGCTATTAAGGACCTGCAGGAGAAAGACCATCCACACATTTCTACAAGTGAAGCGAGGAGTGAATCATTTCTTTCTGAATGTGAAGTCATGTCAGGAATTGAGGAGACTTCAAACAATGATGTCAAAGAAGGTATGATGAATTTTTCACCGGCCAAAATTATTACGGGACCATTTTGCCTAAACCCAAGCGAGAGAACCGACAAAAGATCGAAAAAAACCGAGTGTAATTCCACTATGAGGGTGTCAAGAGACAAGGCAAGAGCAAGGGCACGGAGCAGAACAAGAGAGAAAATGATGATCAAATGGTGCAACAAATCAAACCCCAACCATGAAAATGAAGATGTCCTCAAATTAGAGTCTATAACCAGCAGCTGCCCATTTGAAGGTGTTGATCAAGAATCAAGATCCCATGATCAAGAAAATAAGGTCTCGCCATTTATGTCTGATTTCAACTCATTCGGGGAGCAGAAATCATCCGATGAGGGCACAATAGAGAAATTGCTTGGAAATTCAAGAACACCGAGTTCTTACCCTATTTCTGACTACAGCCACTTCTCTGATTCTGTCGCAGGTTGCCTAGATTCCAACGCTCATTTCACGGGATTCCTCGGAAATTGGGATCTGTTCAACAGTGACAAAATCACTTCATCGCCAAGTGAATATTCAGCAACAGATCAAGTTCCATTTGAAGGTAACGCTATCTCTGTATACTCGGCTAGCGCCCCGAATTTCCATGTATTTCATCCATAA